One segment of Meriones unguiculatus strain TT.TT164.6M chromosome 3, Bangor_MerUng_6.1, whole genome shotgun sequence DNA contains the following:
- the Lmbrd2 gene encoding G-protein coupled receptor-associated protein LMBRD2, translating into MSGAALGLEIVFVFFLALFLLHRYGDFKKQHRLVIIGTLLAWYLCFLIVFILPLDVSTTIYNRCRHAAANSSPPENANVTGAYVSATSAPRQRPCFKPWSYIPDGIMPIFWRVVYWTSQFLTWILLPFMQSYARSGGFSITGKIKTALIENAIYYGTYLLIFGAFLIYVAVNPRLHLEWNQLQTIGIAAANTWGLFLLVLLLGYGLVEIPRSYWNGAKRGYLLMKTYFKAAKLMTEKADAEENLEDVMEEVRKVNESIKYNHPLRKCVDTILKKCPTDYQEKMGRNMDDYEDFDEKRNTYPSEKSLVKLHKQVIYSVQRHRRTQVQWQILLEQAFYLEDVAKNETSATHQFVHTFQSPEPENRFIQYFYNPTVEWYWECLLRPWFHRILAVVLSIFSVIVVWSECTFFSTTPVLSLFAVFIQLAEKTYNYIYIEIACFLSIFFLSICVYSTVFRIRVFNYYYLASHHQTDAYSLLFSGMLFCRLTPPLCLNFLGLTHMDSSISHQNTQPTAYTSIMGSMKVLSFIADGFYIYYPMLVVILCIATYFSLGTRCLNLLGFQQFMGDNDMTSDLVDEGKELIRREKRKRQRQEEGENRRREWKERYGHNREDSTRNRNVHPEPKESNFSDTTTNWSSKYTRANNRTERDRIELLQDAEPLDFNAETFTDDSLEPEPGRYQPGGRYLSMSSSVIFEDI; encoded by the exons ATGAGTGGCGCTGCTTTAGGACttgaaattgtttttgttttttttctggcattGTTTCTCCTTCATCGATATGGAGACTTTAAGAAACAGCATAGGCTTGTAATCATTGGAACACTGCTTGCTTGGTATCTCTGCTTTCTTATTGTCTTCATATTGCCGCTGGATGTCAGTACG ACAATATATAACCGATGCAGGCATGCTGCTGCAAATTCCAGCCCTCCTGAGAATGCCAACGTTACAGGGGCATATGTATCTGCTACCTCAGCTCCAAg ACAGCGCCCATGTTTCAAGCCATGGAGTTATATTCCAGATGGAATCATGCCAATTTTCTGGAGGGTAGTTTATTGGACATCACAGTTTTTAACATG GATTCTGTTACCTTTTATGCAATCATATGCCAGGTCTGGAGGGTTCTCTATCACCGGAAAGATAAAAACAGCCCTGATTGAGAATGCCATCTATTATGGAACCTACCTCCTGATATTCGGAGCGTTTCTAATTTATGTAGCTGTAAACCCACGTTTGCATTTAGAATG gaACCAACTTCAGACTATTGGGATAGCTGCTGCCAACACCTGGGGTCTGTTTCTGCTGGTGTTGTTGTTGGGATATGGCTTGGTGGAAATTCCTCGGTCCTACTGGAATGGAGCCAAAAGGGGTTATCTACTTATGAAGACCTACTTTAAGGCAGCCAAACTGATGACAGAGAAAGCAGACGCAGAAGAAAATTTAGAGGATGTAATGGAG GAGGTTCGTAAAGTAAATGAAAGCATCAAATATAACCACCCATTAAGAAAATGCGTTGATACAATACTTAAAAAG tGTCCTACAGATTATCAGGAAAAGATGGGAAGGAATATGGATGATTATGAAGATTTTGACGAAAAGCGTAATACCTACCCAAGTGAAAAGAGTTTGGTAAAATTGCATAAACAG GTGATTTATTCAGTTCAAAGACACCGTCGAACTCAAGTGCAATGGCAAATTCTTTTGGAACAGGCATTCTATCTAGAAGATGTAGCCAAAAATGAAACTAGTGCAACTCATCAGTTTGTTCATACCTTTCAGTCGCCTGAGCCAGAAAATCGATTTATCCAATACTTTTATAATCCTACAGTTG AATGGTACTGGGAATGCCTTTTGCGCCCATGGTTTCACAGGATTCTTGCCGTGGTTTTGTCCATCTTCTCTGTGATTGTTGTGTGGTCAGAGTGTACCTTCTTTAGCACAACTCCTGTCTTATCCCTCTTTGCAGTATTCATTCAGCTGGCAGAAAAAACATACAATTATATCTATATTGAG ATTGCTTGCTTCCTTTCCATCTTCTTCTTAAGTATCTGTGTTTATTCTACTGTGTTCAGGATTCGTGTATTTAACTACTATTACTTGGCTTCACATCATCAGACTGATGCTTATAGTCTTCTTTTCAGTGGCAT GTTATTTTGCCGTTTGACTCCTCCTTTATGTCTTAACTTCTTGGGGTTGACCCATATGGATTCATCCATCTCACACCAGAATACCCAGCCAACTGCATATACATCT ATCATGGGTTCCATGAAAGTCTTATCCTTTATTGCAGATGGATTCTATATCTATTATCCTATGTTGGTGGTAATTCTCTGCATTGCTACGTATTTTAG TTTGGGCACCCGTTGTTTGAATCTGCTTGGTTTCCAGCAGTTCATGGGagataatgatatgacatcagaTCTAGTTGATGAAGGAAAAGAATTAATCAGACGAG agaaaagaaaaaggcaaagacAAGAGGAAGGTGAAAATCGAAGAAGA GAATGGAAAGAACGTTATGGTCATAACAGAGAAGATTCCACCAGGAACAGAAATGTTCATCCTGAACCCAAAGAATCAAATTTCTCAGACACTACTACCAATTGGT CATCTAAATACACAAGAGCTAATAACAGGACTGAAAGAGACCGAATAGAACTTCTCCAGGATGCAGAACCTCTGGATTTTAATGCTGAAACATTCACTGATGATTCTCTGGAACCAGAGCCAGGAAG GTATCAACCTGGTGGACGATATCTCTCCATGTCTTCCAGCGTAATATTTGAAGATATCTAA